Proteins encoded in a region of the Polyodon spathula isolate WHYD16114869_AA chromosome 9, ASM1765450v1, whole genome shotgun sequence genome:
- the LOC121321256 gene encoding olfactory receptor 52E4-like, translated as MSTGNISTVNTEFILIGFPGLESYQHWLTLPFSVMYILAIVGNILLICIVKLEPNLHTPMYTFLCVLAMVDIGLCTSTIPKMLQMFWQKDSTISFEGCFIQMFSIHFLSSLESSTLAVMAYDRYVAICNPLLYTTILTNAKMVKIIGVLFARGFILTGLIPTLASMLPYCSANTIQHCFCDHMAVAKLACKDITMNSYYGLSVAFVIAGMDVLFILFTYAVILRAVSKLGSKAARLKAFNTCGSHLFVIMYFYTTMLFTFVTYRIGKNVPPRIHVMFSVLYLLVPPMLNPIVYGVKTKEIRQGFQKHFLRKKINPNDK; from the coding sequence atgtcaacAGGAAACATCTCAACTGTAAACACAGAGTTTATTCTGATTGGATTTCCTGGATTAGAAAGCTACCAGCACTGGCTCACTCTTCCTTTCTCTGTGATGTATATTCTAGCCATTGTTGGGAatattttgctaatttgcattgTTAAACTTGAACCTAATCTACATACACCTATGTATACTTTCCTTTGTGTGTTGGCAATGGTAGATATTGGTTTATGCACTTCTACAATCCCTAAAATGCTACAGATGTTCTGGCAAAAAGACAGCACTATTTCTTTTGAAGGATGCTTTATTCAAATGTTCTCCATTCATTTCCTGTCTTCACTGGAGTCTTCAACTCTGGCAGTAATGGCTTATGACAGGTATGTTGCAATATGCAATCCCTTGCTTTACACAACTATATTGACCAATGCTAAAATGGTTAAAATTATAGGGGTACTTTTTGCAAGAGGTTTTATTTTAACTGGACTCATACCTACATTAGCATCAATGTTGCCTTACTGTTCAGCCAACACTATCCaacattgcttttgtgatcaTATGGCTGTTGCAAAGTTGGCCTGTAAAGATATCACAATGAATAGTTATTATGGTCTATCTGTAGCCTTTGTGATAGCAGGCATGGATGTCTTGTTTATCCTATTTACTTATGCAGTGATTCTTCGAGCTGTCTCAAAGCTTGGATCAAAGGCAGCTCGGCTCAAGGCATTTAACACCTGTGGCTCCCATTTGTttgttataatgtatttttatacaacCATGTTGTTTACTTTTGTAACTTATAGGATTGGTAAAAATGTCCCACCCCGAATTCATGTTATGTTTTCTGTCTTATATCTTCTTGTGCCACCGATGTTGAATCCTATAGTTTATGGAGTGAAGACAAAGGAAATTCGTCAAggatttcaaaagcattttttaaggAAAAAGATTAACCCAAatgataaatga
- the LOC121321257 gene encoding olfactory receptor 52E4-like, with protein sequence MSTGNISTVNTEFILIGFPGLESYQHWLTIPFSVMYILAIVGNILLICIVKLEPNLHTPMYTFLCVLAMVDIGLCTSTIPKMLQMFWQKDSTISFEGCFIQMFFIHVLSSLESSTLAAMAYDRYVAICNPLLYTTILTKGKMAKIIGVLFARSFILTGLIPTLASMLPYCSANTIQHCFCEHMAVAKLACKDITMNSYYSLAVAFVIAGTDITFIIFTYAVILRAVSKLGSKAARVKAFNTCGSHLFVIMYFYTTTLFTFVTYRFGNNVPPGIHVMFSVLYLLVPPMLNPIVYGVKTKEIRQGFQKHFLRKKINLNDK encoded by the coding sequence atgtcaacAGGAAACATCTCAACTGTAAACACAGAGTTTATTCTGATTGGATTTCCTGGACTAGAAAGCTACCAGCACTGGCTCACTATTCCTTTCTCTGTTATGTATATTCTAGCCATTGTTGGGAatattttgctaatttgcattgTTAAACTTGAACCTAATCTACATACACCTATGTATACTTTCCTTTGTGTGTTGGCAATGGTAGATATTGGTTTATGCACTTCTACAATCCCTAAAATGCTACAGATGTTCTGGCAAAAAGACAGCACTATTTCTTTTGAAGGATGCTTTATTCAAATGTTCTTCATTCATGTCCTGTCTTCACTGGAGTCTTCAACACTGGCAGCAATGGCTTATGACAGGTATGTTGCAATATGCAACCCCTTGCTTTACACAACTATATTGACCAAAGGTAAAATGGCTAAAATTATAGGGGTACTTTTTGCAagaagttttattttaactggacTCATACCTACATTAGCATCAATGTTGCCTTACTGTTCAGCAAACACTATCCAGCATTGCTTTTGTGAGCATATGGCTGTTGCAAAGTTGGCCTGTAAGGATATTACAATGAATAGTTATTATAGTCTAGCTGTAGCCTTTGTGATAGCAGGCACGGATATCACATTTATCATATTTACTTATGCAGTGATTCTTCGAGCTGTCTCAAAGCTTGGATCAAAGGCAGCCCGGGTCAAGGCATTTAACACCTGTGGCTCCCATTTGTttgttataatgtatttttatacaacCACATTGTTTACTTTTGTAACTTATAGGTTTGGTAATAATGTCCCACCCGGAATTCATGTTATGTTTTCTGTCTTATATCTTCTTGTGCCACCGATGTTGAATCCTATAGTTTATGGAGTGAAGACAAAGGAAATTCGTCAAggatttcaaaagcattttttaaggAAAAAGATTAACCTAAAtgataaatga